One Pyrococcus furiosus DSM 3638 genomic region harbors:
- a CDS encoding aldolase, translated as MRNIKAKLIHYSKLAHRKGLTGSFGGNMSIRVGNYVFIKGTGSVMEELTESQIAVVKLDGKVVSSVRPSSEYRLHLGVYRNRPEVRAVVHLHPPYSIVLSIFEREAPMITPEAELYLKKVPVLPFRPAGSVELAQQVSEAMKGYDAVVLERHGVVTVGRSLREAFYKAELVEEVARLWYQKFIASREKN; from the coding sequence ATGAGGAACATTAAGGCGAAGCTTATACATTATTCAAAGCTTGCACATAGAAAAGGCTTAACTGGTTCATTTGGAGGAAACATGAGCATTAGAGTTGGGAACTACGTGTTCATAAAGGGGACTGGAAGCGTGATGGAAGAGCTTACCGAAAGTCAGATTGCTGTTGTAAAATTGGATGGGAAAGTGGTTTCTTCTGTAAGACCCTCCTCCGAATACCGCCTTCACTTGGGAGTTTATAGGAATAGGCCCGAAGTTAGGGCAGTAGTTCATCTTCATCCTCCTTACTCCATAGTCCTCTCTATTTTTGAGAGGGAGGCTCCTATGATAACCCCTGAGGCTGAGTTATATCTTAAGAAAGTCCCCGTGCTTCCATTTAGACCTGCAGGGAGTGTTGAATTGGCTCAACAAGTCTCTGAAGCTATGAAGGGTTATGATGCAGTTGTACTTGAAAGACATGGGGTTGTTACAGTTGGAAGAAGCCTTAGAGAGGCCTTTTATAAGGCTGAACTCGTTGAGGAAGTGGCTAGACTCTGGTACCAAAAGTTTATAGCCTCCAGAGAGAAAAACTAA
- a CDS encoding tripartite tricarboxylate transporter permease, with translation MRELLQLIAGVGFGTLTGLTPGLHVNSLSRLSLPIPTLFVMGLVHTFLDSIPSALFGVPDADDSVPSLLPSHRLVLEGKFGEVVKLSLFASTLALIFSIATLPAYFLVAPKYSFKIGIIFVVFLSLFLILSQGNKLGALVIFLLAGFLGYEVFSLPISDPFYPLFTGLFALPLLVDSYLHPPKSVKVYDAPLRIPSWRLVKFSIFGTFFGALASLLPTLTAGQASLLGSKFTKDDREFLTIVYSTNTAAYSFSLANLALTGKTRNGVMVAIGNVSIQELPFLYLLGLSASMLLLIFAPRLAIIIGKVAFRQYRPTILGIIVFLFLLGFLYDGILGVLVMISAMFLGFVAPLWKVRRVTYMGVLMFPILVESVI, from the coding sequence CCAGGGCTTCACGTAAATTCTCTTAGTAGACTTAGCTTACCTATCCCTACTCTCTTTGTAATGGGTTTAGTTCATACTTTTCTGGACTCTATTCCTTCAGCTCTCTTTGGAGTTCCTGATGCCGATGATAGCGTTCCTTCTCTTTTACCTTCTCATAGATTAGTTCTTGAAGGAAAATTTGGAGAAGTTGTAAAGCTTTCTCTTTTTGCTAGCACATTGGCCCTTATTTTCTCAATTGCAACTCTTCCCGCGTATTTTTTAGTCGCCCCCAAGTACAGTTTTAAGATTGGGATTATTTTTGTAGTTTTCTTGTCTCTTTTTCTAATTCTTTCCCAGGGGAACAAACTAGGAGCCCTAGTTATATTTTTGCTGGCTGGATTTTTAGGATATGAGGTATTTTCTCTTCCGATTTCAGATCCCTTTTATCCTCTTTTTACTGGGTTATTTGCCCTTCCTTTGCTGGTTGACTCTTACTTGCATCCTCCAAAAAGTGTTAAGGTTTACGATGCCCCTCTTCGCATTCCTTCCTGGAGGTTAGTAAAGTTCTCTATTTTTGGCACTTTTTTCGGAGCTTTGGCATCTCTTTTACCCACTCTAACTGCCGGTCAAGCTTCACTCCTAGGCTCGAAGTTTACAAAAGATGATAGGGAGTTTTTGACAATAGTTTATTCAACTAACACGGCGGCATACTCTTTTTCTCTTGCAAACTTAGCACTTACTGGAAAGACGAGAAATGGAGTAATGGTAGCCATTGGAAATGTCTCGATTCAAGAATTGCCATTTCTCTACCTTTTAGGTCTTTCGGCATCTATGCTACTCTTAATTTTTGCTCCCAGGTTGGCGATAATTATTGGAAAAGTCGCCTTTAGGCAGTATAGGCCTACTATCCTGGGAATAATTGTTTTTCTGTTTCTTCTGGGATTTTTATACGATGGTATTTTGGGAGTTTTAGTAATGATTTCAGCTATGTTTCTTGGGTTTGTGGCTCCTCTTTGGAAGGTTAGGAGGGTAACTTACATGGGAGTTCTTATGTTTCCCATCCTTGTGGAAAGTGTTATTTAG
- a CDS encoding DMT family transporter, with protein MNKGKIKIVIAMLIWGSVGVFARFSGLSGLGVAFARVSLGSIFLLIILGAKRRIREALDCIARNPLPYIGIGSALALNWIFFFTGLEYTTIANVVLVYYTSPIIATLLSWKFLKEKVKKSRMFAISLAFLGLGIIISGQEISINNRDFIGIMFALIAAFFYALIPNLGRFLKKVKGEILTFLQLLVASFLMLPIISVVDVGKPVWWSIGVLVTVHTVLALFLYMDGLKEVSVSEAALLSYLDPISAVIYGIIIFGEVPSIYTIIGGGLILIATALDALKKG; from the coding sequence ATGAATAAAGGAAAGATAAAAATAGTTATTGCAATGCTTATATGGGGAAGTGTAGGAGTATTTGCAAGGTTTTCAGGATTATCTGGCCTTGGCGTTGCTTTTGCTAGAGTTTCTCTAGGCTCTATCTTCCTGCTAATAATATTGGGGGCTAAAAGGAGAATAAGAGAAGCCTTGGATTGTATAGCAAGAAATCCTCTCCCATATATAGGGATTGGGAGTGCTCTTGCGCTTAACTGGATATTCTTTTTTACAGGATTGGAGTATACAACAATAGCAAACGTTGTTCTCGTTTACTATACTTCCCCCATAATAGCCACACTACTTTCCTGGAAGTTTCTAAAGGAGAAAGTAAAGAAGTCAAGGATGTTTGCAATATCTTTAGCATTCCTGGGACTTGGAATTATAATTAGCGGCCAAGAGATAAGTATTAACAACAGAGACTTCATTGGAATCATGTTTGCATTAATTGCAGCGTTCTTCTATGCCTTGATTCCTAACCTCGGAAGATTTTTGAAGAAAGTAAAGGGAGAAATCCTGACCTTTCTCCAACTTTTAGTTGCTTCATTCCTAATGCTTCCAATAATAAGTGTTGTAGATGTTGGAAAGCCCGTGTGGTGGTCAATTGGCGTCTTAGTAACTGTACATACAGTTCTTGCGTTATTCCTCTATATGGATGGGCTTAAAGAAGTAAGTGTGAGTGAGGCAGCATTGCTAAGTTATTTAGACCCAATAAGTGCCGTTATATACGGGATTATCATATTTGGAGAAGTTCCAAGTATCTACACAATCATAGGTGGAGGATTAATTTTAATAGCAACAGCCCTAGATGCACTCAAAAAAGGGTAG